The following are encoded together in the Vibrio zhugei genome:
- a CDS encoding FUSC family protein, with the protein MQALFNSIFFPESHSVRFAIKGVIAMALSLYLAMFLNLDRPYWALIGAIFLQIRPESGLVIEKGLYQILGTIVGGIFAIVLLEHFSAYPYISIGCLAVWLGINSGLSALVRRVNLIYAFAMAGMTACLIVLLVMIQPSQASSTMIFATAQARMSEIIVGVICAALVSTLIWPISVSSVLRGHARTTINKTLHYLCIELDPKGSHEARHEAIDSILESLTALNDDSTAVTYEGPLGPGRSRASNLLSNKILSLLSLIQIFGRVQRNHPELVSENLSHIIDNMHSYFVRISQADNFTTCHQLVQELRREQVYYSNKSTGKSALEVRLLKIALELTADLIVILKSYDSLTSDRQILLNAPRIKPHHDPLVGVTTGLRSAIMFLVGASLWIGTGSSAVLMMMILPVVFSIMMARLPMMILTLVLRRILVGLCFALPLAIFYALPLLAESSGDYELLVLILSAPYFVGLLALSNRPTLPYGLGILIPFTIFVRPSPGMSLSFQIDSTVSYALAIFVGVSLLYWLFKLITGPSLQLMMNRLINNTYHDLIQLPQQTKGDIWFNSRMGDRLLRISTYEKGMTKTRNITDLALTALNIGHVSLRLRKVIQGNCSHRFDESLDELQQALADAFYRCYHGLHTSDFTEATEYLFSKLPQEEFTEEQYELIRGSFERLSLTLARTSENIAQDSGHQHNA; encoded by the coding sequence ATGCAGGCGTTGTTTAACAGTATCTTCTTTCCCGAATCTCATTCGGTTAGATTTGCCATAAAAGGCGTCATTGCGATGGCGCTTTCTCTTTACCTCGCAATGTTCCTAAACCTTGACAGACCTTATTGGGCATTAATCGGGGCGATTTTTTTGCAAATCCGTCCAGAAAGCGGACTGGTCATCGAAAAAGGGCTGTACCAAATTTTGGGCACCATTGTCGGGGGGATATTTGCCATTGTCCTTTTAGAGCACTTCTCCGCCTATCCCTATATTTCTATTGGCTGCTTAGCTGTCTGGCTCGGTATTAACTCAGGCCTATCTGCGCTCGTGCGCCGCGTTAACCTGATTTATGCTTTTGCCATGGCAGGCATGACCGCGTGTTTGATTGTACTCTTAGTGATGATCCAACCGTCCCAAGCCAGCAGCACGATGATCTTCGCCACAGCGCAAGCTCGTATGAGTGAAATCATCGTCGGGGTGATTTGTGCGGCTTTAGTGAGTACCTTGATCTGGCCGATCAGCGTCAGTTCCGTGTTACGAGGCCATGCGCGGACCACCATCAATAAAACTTTGCATTACCTTTGCATTGAACTGGATCCCAAAGGCTCACACGAAGCACGCCATGAAGCCATCGATAGTATTTTAGAATCCCTGACCGCACTCAATGATGATTCCACCGCCGTCACCTATGAGGGACCACTCGGTCCCGGACGCAGTCGAGCCTCGAATCTGCTGTCCAATAAGATCCTGTCGTTGCTGTCACTCATCCAGATTTTCGGGCGGGTACAACGCAACCATCCCGAATTAGTCTCGGAAAACTTATCGCATATCATCGATAACATGCACAGCTACTTCGTGCGTATTTCTCAGGCCGATAACTTTACAACCTGCCACCAGCTGGTACAAGAACTGCGCCGCGAGCAAGTGTATTATTCGAATAAGTCGACGGGGAAATCGGCCTTAGAAGTTCGCTTACTCAAAATTGCGTTAGAGCTCACCGCCGATTTAATCGTCATTCTCAAAAGCTATGACTCACTGACCAGTGATCGCCAAATTCTCTTAAACGCACCGCGTATCAAACCGCACCACGATCCACTCGTCGGTGTGACGACAGGATTACGCAGTGCCATCATGTTTTTGGTCGGTGCCAGCTTGTGGATAGGCACAGGATCGAGCGCCGTGTTAATGATGATGATTCTGCCCGTCGTGTTCTCCATCATGATGGCGCGTTTACCCATGATGATTTTGACCTTGGTGCTGCGCCGTATATTGGTCGGATTATGTTTTGCACTGCCGTTAGCGATTTTCTATGCGCTTCCCTTATTAGCCGAAAGCTCTGGTGATTATGAACTGTTAGTTCTCATTCTCTCCGCGCCATATTTTGTCGGTTTACTCGCGCTCTCTAATCGGCCGACCTTGCCTTATGGGTTAGGTATTTTAATTCCTTTCACCATTTTTGTTCGTCCAAGCCCGGGGATGTCACTATCATTTCAGATCGATTCGACCGTCAGTTACGCGCTCGCGATTTTTGTGGGGGTCAGTTTATTGTATTGGCTGTTTAAACTGATTACGGGCCCGAGCTTACAATTGATGATGAACCGACTCATCAACAACACGTATCACGATTTAATACAACTGCCACAACAAACCAAAGGCGATATTTGGTTTAACTCACGCATGGGCGACCGATTGCTACGGATTTCAACGTATGAAAAAGGGATGACGAAAACCCGCAATATTACGGATTTGGCGCTGACTGCGCTCAATATCGGGCATGTGTCATTACGGTTAAGAAAAGTGATTCAGGGAAACTGTAGTCACCGCTTTGATGAGAGCCTTGATGAGCTCCAGCAAGCGCTGGCCGATGCGTTTTATCGTTGCTATCACGGCTTGCATACCAGTGACTTTACCGAAGCAACCGAGTATCTGTTTAGCAAACTGCCGCAAGAAGAGTTTACCGAAGAACAATACGAACTGATTCGTGGCAGCTTTGAGCGCTTGTCCTTAACGCTTGCTCGCACATCGGAAAACATTGCCCAAGACTCAGGTCATCAACACAACGCCTAA
- a CDS encoding HlyD family secretion protein, which yields MMKKPLRISLTIITILVAILAGHWVWQHYLYSPWTRDGRIRADIITIAPDVSGWVTHLNVKDNQHVQKGDVILTIDDTRAKATLAQLEAQVEGNRYAFELAKHKYQRRVELSKQGKLISDETIESARIQAKQAEATLKLSEAKLQSAQIDVERSVVKAPQEGSIVNLSLREGNYVSKGKSVLSLVQKGSLYVTGYFEETKVPMIHVGQKATITLMSGGKPLTGKVTSIGKAIADSNTQGNSQLLPQVQQTFNWVRLAQRIPVDIQLDPTPDDVNLSAGMTVSIQLKQSK from the coding sequence ATGATGAAAAAACCTTTACGTATCTCCCTGACTATCATCACTATCCTTGTTGCGATACTCGCTGGCCATTGGGTCTGGCAACATTATCTCTACTCCCCTTGGACTCGTGACGGCAGAATTCGTGCGGACATCATCACCATTGCGCCAGATGTCTCCGGCTGGGTGACGCATCTCAACGTCAAAGACAATCAACATGTGCAGAAGGGCGATGTTATTCTCACCATTGATGACACCCGCGCAAAAGCCACGCTAGCGCAACTTGAAGCGCAAGTCGAAGGCAATCGCTATGCGTTTGAACTCGCCAAGCACAAATATCAACGCCGAGTGGAACTTAGCAAACAAGGCAAATTGATCTCTGATGAAACCATCGAAAGTGCGCGTATTCAAGCCAAACAAGCAGAAGCGACACTCAAGCTGAGCGAAGCCAAATTGCAATCGGCTCAAATCGACGTAGAACGCTCGGTGGTCAAAGCGCCACAAGAAGGCTCCATCGTCAATTTATCCCTGCGTGAAGGCAACTACGTAAGCAAAGGCAAATCGGTTCTGTCTTTGGTTCAAAAAGGCAGTCTTTACGTCACCGGCTACTTTGAAGAAACCAAAGTACCAATGATTCATGTCGGACAAAAAGCCACCATCACATTAATGAGCGGTGGTAAACCCTTAACAGGCAAGGTCACCAGTATTGGCAAAGCCATTGCCGACTCCAACACACAAGGCAATAGCCAGCTACTACCTCAAGTACAACAAACGTTTAACTGGGTGCGCTTGGCTCAGCGTATTCCTGTCGACATTCAACTGGATCCGACCCCAGATGATGTCAATCTCAGCGCAGGCATGACCGTTTCTATCCAGTTAAAACAGTCTAAATAA
- a CDS encoding DUF1656 domain-containing protein gives MFQELALGGLLFSPLVLFAPLAFILSWVTRFTLYRTGLYTKIWRVAWFEVGLYICYFALIVYLLGS, from the coding sequence ATGTTTCAAGAATTAGCACTGGGTGGTTTATTATTTAGCCCCTTGGTTCTATTTGCGCCGCTGGCCTTTATTCTGTCTTGGGTAACGCGCTTTACCCTGTATAGAACCGGCCTTTACACAAAAATTTGGCGAGTCGCTTGGTTTGAAGTCGGCTTGTATATTTGCTATTTCGCACTCATTGTTTACTTACTCGGGAGCTAA
- a CDS encoding uracil-DNA glycosylase family protein: MSDLIPTYPETFNELLERITHCQRCAASLPLGPRPVIQAHQQARILIVGQAPGLKVHKSGIPWDDASGDRLRHWMGTDKDTFYNPQKVAILPMGFCYPGRGKSGDLPPRKECAPQWHPALLEHMPNIEITLLVGQYAQNAYLPTPHPKTVTDTVKQWETWAPTIIPLPHPSPRNNIWLKKNPWFEQELVPFLAQTIHQSLA; the protein is encoded by the coding sequence ATGTCTGACCTCATTCCCACTTACCCGGAAACGTTCAACGAGCTTTTAGAGCGAATTACGCACTGCCAACGATGCGCAGCATCTTTACCTCTAGGTCCGCGCCCAGTGATTCAAGCTCATCAACAAGCACGTATTCTTATCGTCGGTCAGGCTCCGGGACTGAAAGTACATAAGAGCGGCATTCCGTGGGACGATGCCAGTGGTGATCGCCTCAGACATTGGATGGGGACCGATAAAGACACGTTCTATAACCCACAAAAAGTGGCCATTTTACCGATGGGATTTTGCTATCCGGGCCGAGGGAAAAGTGGCGACTTACCCCCTCGTAAAGAGTGCGCGCCACAATGGCACCCAGCCTTGCTGGAGCATATGCCCAACATCGAAATTACGTTATTGGTGGGCCAATACGCGCAAAACGCGTATTTACCAACCCCCCATCCGAAAACCGTAACAGACACAGTAAAACAATGGGAAACCTGGGCGCCGACGATCATACCGCTACCGCATCCATCGCCGCGTAATAATATCTGGCTGAAGAAAAACCCTTGGTTTGAACAAGAACTGGTGCCATTTCTTGCTCAAACCATTCACCAGTCACTTGCGTAA
- a CDS encoding YjaG family protein: MLQNPLQLRLEKFEPWQQITFMASLCERMYPNYAVFCHHTDFSGARVYREILDSVWELLTVKNAKINFERQLEKLEDIIPDSQEYDFYAVYPAIDACEALAGLLHGLLDRDGLLDAVMNVSQVSLRTVVQLEEAQGSEVITNDNQKQNETVCAEWDVQWAIFRPLKDAKERDIELIKDLRQELRDEGVSNIGMSV; the protein is encoded by the coding sequence ATGCTACAAAACCCTTTGCAGCTTCGCCTTGAGAAGTTCGAACCTTGGCAACAGATTACCTTTATGGCGAGCTTATGTGAACGCATGTATCCAAACTACGCCGTTTTTTGTCATCACACTGATTTTTCTGGCGCTCGGGTGTACCGCGAGATACTAGACAGTGTGTGGGAATTGTTGACGGTGAAAAATGCCAAAATCAACTTTGAACGCCAATTGGAGAAGCTGGAAGATATTATTCCTGACTCTCAAGAATACGATTTTTATGCGGTCTATCCGGCGATCGATGCCTGTGAAGCCTTAGCCGGTTTACTGCATGGTTTATTGGATCGTGATGGGTTGCTTGATGCGGTGATGAATGTCAGCCAAGTGTCTTTGCGCACGGTGGTACAACTGGAAGAAGCGCAAGGTTCTGAGGTCATCACCAATGATAATCAAAAACAGAATGAGACGGTCTGTGCGGAGTGGGATGTGCAATGGGCCATTTTCCGTCCTTTAAAAGATGCCAAAGAGCGCGATATTGAGCTGATTAAAGATTTACGCCAAGAGCTCCGCGATGAAGGCGTGAGCAATATTGGTATGAGCGTCTAA
- the hupA gene encoding nucleoid-associated protein HU-alpha, whose product MNKTQLIDFIAEKADLTKAQAKASLEATLGAVEGALKEGDQVQLIGFGTFKVNHRAARTGRNPKTGDEIQIAAANVPAFVAGKALKDSVK is encoded by the coding sequence ATGAATAAGACTCAATTGATCGATTTTATCGCAGAAAAAGCAGACCTAACAAAAGCACAAGCAAAAGCGTCTCTTGAAGCTACTTTAGGCGCAGTAGAAGGCGCTCTAAAAGAAGGCGACCAAGTTCAACTTATCGGCTTCGGTACATTCAAAGTTAATCACCGCGCAGCACGTACTGGCCGTAACCCTAAAACGGGTGATGAGATCCAAATTGCAGCCGCGAACGTTCCCGCTTTCGTTGCTGGTAAAGCACTAAAAGACTCTGTGAAATAA
- a CDS encoding DUF1481 domain-containing protein has translation MKKYRFPLTCCAVLTLLVGCSSLSDSNASNSEQVISGGERGDHTAQLFWVTQNKNGVSHAADYVAADNGDHYKTTYEWTDDVVREVSRHGEQLQQGEVVPFETLLRFDTHGDAIYQRYRVDGKVFPLSQKQIDQYRQQARSVLKVTTSDHKQGVSLIQGYWNGQTFESCDGQVSHTLTYNHTVPASVIERLATSDSYIAFVGKRSKEAVRIETMLMFEDSHHECVTPLSDPEDED, from the coding sequence ATGAAAAAATATCGTTTTCCCCTGACTTGCTGTGCGGTGTTGACCTTGTTAGTTGGGTGCAGCAGTTTGAGTGATTCTAATGCATCGAACTCAGAGCAGGTAATAAGCGGAGGAGAGCGTGGTGACCATACGGCGCAGTTGTTTTGGGTGACGCAAAATAAAAACGGGGTCAGTCATGCTGCAGATTATGTGGCAGCCGACAATGGCGACCATTATAAAACAACGTATGAGTGGACTGATGATGTTGTGAGAGAAGTGTCGCGTCATGGCGAACAGCTCCAACAAGGTGAAGTGGTTCCTTTCGAAACATTATTGCGCTTCGATACTCACGGTGATGCGATTTATCAGCGTTATCGAGTCGATGGGAAAGTATTCCCGTTATCGCAAAAGCAAATTGATCAATACCGGCAACAAGCCCGTAGTGTTTTAAAAGTTACTACCAGCGATCACAAGCAAGGGGTCAGTTTGATTCAGGGGTATTGGAACGGACAAACCTTTGAAAGTTGTGACGGACAGGTATCGCACACACTAACGTATAATCATACTGTGCCAGCCTCGGTGATAGAACGCTTGGCGACCTCAGATAGCTATATCGCGTTTGTTGGTAAAAGAAGCAAAGAGGCCGTCCGCATAGAGACGATGCTGATGTTCGAAGATAGCCATCATGAATGTGTGACGCCACTCAGTGACCCAGAAGACGAAGATTAA
- the purD gene encoding phosphoribosylamine--glycine ligase yields MNVLIIGSGGREHALGWKVAQNPAVDTVYIAPGNAGTALEPKLHNVNIAVDDIDGLVAFAKQHPLAMTIVGPEAPLVLGVVDAFRAADLPIFGPTQAAAQLEGSKAFTKDFLERHHIPTAAYANFTEIEPALAYVREQGAPIVIKADGLAAGKGVIVAMTLSEAEEAIKDMLAGNAFGEAGSRVVIEEFLQGEEASFIVMVDGQHVLPMATSQDHKRVGDNDTGLNTGGMGAYSPAPVVTDEIYARIMKEVIYPTVEGMAAEGAPYTGFLYAGLMIDASGTPKVIEYNCRFGDPETQPIMMRLQSDLLELCQAALDGKLDQVESQWDERAAVGIVLAAGGYPGSYQKGDVITLPDNDAQEQKIFHAGTSTNNDGQVVTNGGRVLCATALGNSVQDAQQRAYTLAKQVSWDGMFYRTDIGFRAIAREQQ; encoded by the coding sequence ATGAATGTATTGATAATTGGTTCCGGCGGCCGTGAGCACGCTTTAGGATGGAAAGTGGCACAAAACCCCGCGGTCGACACCGTTTACATCGCCCCTGGGAATGCCGGTACGGCTCTCGAGCCAAAACTTCACAACGTCAATATCGCTGTTGATGACATCGATGGCCTCGTCGCTTTTGCCAAACAACACCCTCTAGCCATGACGATTGTTGGCCCAGAGGCTCCATTAGTTCTTGGCGTTGTGGATGCTTTCCGAGCGGCAGACCTGCCGATTTTTGGCCCGACGCAAGCAGCGGCCCAGTTGGAAGGCTCTAAAGCGTTCACCAAAGACTTTCTTGAACGTCACCACATTCCAACGGCGGCCTACGCGAATTTCACCGAGATTGAACCGGCCTTGGCCTACGTTCGTGAGCAAGGCGCCCCCATTGTGATAAAAGCCGACGGTCTCGCCGCGGGCAAAGGCGTGATTGTGGCGATGACATTGTCGGAAGCGGAAGAGGCAATTAAAGACATGCTGGCAGGCAATGCCTTTGGCGAAGCGGGAAGCCGCGTCGTCATTGAAGAGTTCTTGCAAGGCGAAGAGGCCAGCTTCATTGTGATGGTCGATGGCCAACATGTGCTGCCTATGGCCACCAGCCAAGATCACAAACGTGTCGGTGATAATGATACCGGCCTGAATACGGGAGGCATGGGAGCCTACTCTCCCGCCCCTGTCGTGACCGATGAGATATACGCTCGCATCATGAAGGAAGTCATTTACCCAACCGTAGAAGGCATGGCGGCCGAAGGCGCTCCTTATACTGGCTTCCTGTATGCCGGGCTAATGATTGATGCCTCAGGCACACCGAAAGTCATTGAGTACAACTGTCGCTTTGGGGATCCAGAAACGCAACCGATTATGATGCGCCTGCAATCGGATCTGTTGGAACTGTGCCAAGCGGCGCTGGATGGCAAACTTGACCAAGTCGAATCACAATGGGATGAGCGTGCCGCCGTAGGGATTGTCCTTGCCGCTGGGGGTTACCCTGGGAGCTATCAAAAAGGCGATGTTATCACTTTGCCTGACAATGACGCTCAAGAGCAAAAAATCTTCCATGCAGGAACGAGCACCAACAATGATGGGCAGGTTGTGACCAATGGCGGGCGTGTTTTATGTGCCACCGCGCTAGGCAACAGTGTACAAGACGCCCAGCAGCGGGCTTATACCCTAGCCAAACAGGTTTCATGGGATGGCATGTTCTATCGCACCGATATTGGCTTTCGCGCTATTGCTCGGGAACAGCAGTAA